In the Nicotiana tabacum cultivar K326 chromosome 16, ASM71507v2, whole genome shotgun sequence genome, one interval contains:
- the LOC107806067 gene encoding LOW QUALITY PROTEIN: actin-104-like (The sequence of the model RefSeq protein was modified relative to this genomic sequence to represent the inferred CDS: inserted 1 base in 1 codon), whose translation MRWTSSQTACSFSSMHGVYCGFGGDDCPRAIFETIVGRPRHTGVMVGMGQKYAYVGDEARSKRGILTLKYPIESGIVNNWDDMEQIWHHTFYNELCVAPEEHPVLLTETPRNPKVNREKMTQIMFETFNVPAMYVAIQALLSLYGNGRVTGIVLNSGTSIRQAVPXLEGHALPHAISRLNLGGRHLTDYLRKILSESGFTDISHMKKTIAYVALDFEQVIEKAKNCSKSVEKGYELPDRQVINIGAARFRCPEVLFQPSFVGMEATGIHEKIYNSIMRCDIDIRKDLFSNIVLSGGSTMFPGIAERMSKEITAPAPSSMKTNVIAPPERIYSAWIVGSVLASISSFKNVSFSLLYFTDQQLHCSPK comes from the exons atgagatggacatcatcacaAACCGCTTGCAGTTTCAGCTCCATGCATGGTGTTTACT gCGGCTTTGGTGGGGATGATTGTCCAAGGGCTATTTTCGAAACTATAGTTGGTCGTCCTCGTCACACTGGCGTCATGGTTGGAATGGGACAAAAATATGCCTATGTTGGTGATGAAGCTCGGTCTAAAAGAGGTATTCTGACTCTAAAATATCCGATTGAATCTGGTATAGTAAACAACTGGGATGATATGGAACAAATCTGGCACCATACATTTTACAATGAGCTCTGTGTTGCTCCTGAGGAGCATCCCGTTCTTCTGACTGAGACACCACGTAACCCCAAGGTTAACCGAGagaaaatgactcaaatcatGTTTGAGACATTCAATGTGCCAGCCATGTATGTCGCAATCCAGGCTCTTCTTTCTCTATATGGTAATGGTCGTGTTACTG GTATTGTGCTTAACTCTGGAACTAGTATTAGACAAGCTGTTC ACCTTGAGGGACATGCACTTCCGCATGCTATCTCGCGGTTAAATCTTGGTGGCCGTCATCTTACAGATTATCTCAGGAAGATTCTCTCGGAGAGTGGTTTCACTGATATTTCTCATATGAAGAAGACGATTGCTTATGTTGCACTGGATTTTGAACAGGTGATTGAAAAGGCAAAAAATTGCTCAAAATCAGTTGAGAAGGGCTACGAGCTTCCTGATAGACAAGTCATTAATATTGGTGCAGCGAGATTCCGTTGCCCTGAAGTCCTCTTCCAACCATCATTCGTTGGAATGGAAGCGACAGGCATTCATGAAAAAATCTACAATTCAATCATGAGATGCGATATTGATATTAggaaagatttattttcaaacatTGTGCTTAGTGGTGGTTCAACTATGTTTCCTGGTATAGCAGAACGTATGAGCAAGGAAATAACTGCTCCTGCTCCAAGCAGCATGAAGACAAATGTGATTGCACCACCTGAGAGGATATACAGCGCTTGGATAGTTGGATCAGTTCTAGCTTCTATCAGTTCTTTCAAAAATGTTAGTTTCTCTTTGCTTTATTTTACTGATCAACAACTACATTGCAGTCCCAAATAA